tttccaaatcaatatcttccacataacgtacagattcacatatgagttttcacaacattgtaaattaatgtccaagtcgggtggtttaatccccggaaataggcaattaactttgattgaactgaaaattGATCTGTTTTTCATATCGTGATTCTTGATCTCGGCGCCCCCTAAGGGCTGGCGCCATTGGCGGGGATAACTCAGCCAAACGCACGCTAGAGCACGGCGCTggccgtggggcatcgaaatccatataattaagcacaacactatatgaaaaagtctctAGAAAATAGGCCACGAAGGCCTCTACTTTTAAAGTGTCCCGCATTTATATATTAGAATCAacgaaaaatatgaatataatGAATCAACACCTCTTGAAccaaaatccgtccaccgtgaaCGGATTTTGAATCAATGGATCAAAATCCGGACAGCTATTTTTAAActgaatatttaaattgaagcgactgattgactaaactaccactgaaCATAGTTAAATACGCACcatgagaagcgatccctttgatGTGTATTCCGcttgatttattttattaatcGCAATTTGCAATAAAAACACAcatacttttggtgcaattatgtgCTACACGCAAACAAATGGCGCCAGAAACTCTGTGTTTGATAGgtagcgatttgtttttgatttgtgttgttttatttcaaagcctactttctaTCTCAATTGCCTAAAAGTTTACTGTCAAGTAAATGAACAGAAtaagaaaaattatttgttaATTATTTACCTTAAATcccttttaatttattgatatctcttgAGGTGGATGGATTTCGATGCTGTACAGATTTCGGCTCCCACGGTAACTCACTTttgttttttcctttctcgtatactaagtatacgtaaaggctataagatcactccaaaaccaaacttttgatagaaggctcggagacccatagtgttatataccaatcgactcagctcgacgaattgaggtaatgtctgtttatgtgtatgtatgtatgtgtgtgtatgtgtgtatgtgtatgttgtagatacactttttggaactaagcattggccgaattactcgcaacaagttccaaaCGACTgtgaatcctgtctcattgtttgctattgaaaattggccagattggactatggtatcagaagttgtggccaaaatactattttctatacGCAAAACACGCTATCAGATTTACCTTCAATTATTTGGTGAAACTGTTTCGTCAGTTAAAAGTCGAACTTCGTAAATCTTAAGTTCATGTAGCAGATCAAAACTAATTTCCCCAAAATCGATTCCCTCTTCAGTTACAGTTTTTAGACAGTTTTCAAACATTTGCTGCCATTAAATTTCTGTTACAGAATTCCTTTTACGTCCGGAGCCATGGCGCGAAACTGGAAGAATCCTGCCGGAGGACGCATGTTGGataatttttcgaagaaaacttTGGTGACATCAGTGTTAGAAGTTAAGAACGAATTGTCCATCCATCCGGTAAGCTGCCCGACAGTACGATTTGTGATCATTATAAATTTTACTTTATCTTTTTAAAGAAAACAGGAAAACTAAGGCATAGGTACTGTGGTCAAACTGTGCCAACATTGCAATGGTGGATGATTTTCTGCTGACAGCAAAGTGGGGAATGCCTTTTCAAAAAATGATCTGAAAGCAACAAACCGTTTAAAGAACAATTATCCAGGGAATGACTGATAATAGTGCACATCTTTATTATACCGATATAAAGAGATTTCAAACCGATTGTCAGAAAAGATCCAACGAtccgttaaaaatatttaaaaaaaaggcgGAATGCGAAGGGTGGGGGGGTAGTAGAATGAATAAATCCTTTTgactaatgatttttatttgaaacttCTAGAGCTTCATCAAATATCAAAGCCGTTTTCGAGAGGATGATTAACATCGGACTagatgtttcttcttcttcttattggcattacatccccacactgggacagagccgcctcgcagcttagtgtccattaagcacttccacagttattaactgcgaggtttccaagccaagctaccatttttgcattcgtatatcatgaggctaacacgatgatacttttatgcccagggaagtcgagacaatttccaatccgaaaattgtctagactagATGTTTACTCGGCGTCAAATCaatgataaattccgggaatatAACTTGCGGGCTCATCATCTGTTTGTAGATTTCAAGGCAGCGTTCGACTCAGTGAAACAGAATGAACTGTGGCATATAATGCTAGAACATGACTTCCATCATCAACAAGTCTTACATGCTCCTTGGTTTTGCGGATGGCATCGACATCATTGGGGTAGATCGCATAGCATAGGAAGAGGCTTTCGTGTTTTTTAACGGGAAATTGAAAGAATAGGAATCCTGGTCTTAAAGTATCCTTTGGTCAGCCGCTTGGGTGTTTCGCATGGACTGTTCACAACCTCATTCTCGTCTGTTATGCAGAACATGGCTCATCCGCATTACCTAATATGAAATTTAATTCCCTTGTCATCAAACACAGATCAGCAattatcttcaaataagtagaaGAAAACACTCAACGAAATTGTTCGATAGAAATGTCGAGTTTATTGATCGTATGTATCCTAAAAGCAGCGAACTTACAAACTCATAGTGCTATACCGTTTTAAGATTCCGTCACTTCATGATACACTGCGAACAAATTAGCTATTTCTATGTCCCGGAGGTTCACTACCTTTTCTCGTTTGGTTTCAAAGTCTTAGTTCTGCGTCATAAAGAGCTTACTCGCACATATTCATACACTCACACTCGTCTCATTTTGTCCTAACTCGTCCACCCATAACTCGCTTACAACTCAGTGTGCCTAGGCGCATTGTCGCTTTCCGTCTGGTGGATAAACAGTCCTTCCGCAGCACTCCAGTCAGTTCCCGAATATGGACTCGATACGCCCACCACCTCCATCTGACCATTGATGGGACGACCGAAGGTTCGACCGGAAACCGACAGATACATATCGGTGTCCAGGTGCCGCAGCTTCACCGGACTGTTACGCTGCCAGAATTCACCCGTACAAACGACCATCCAGTGATCACCGGAGTCACCAAGTCCTGCAAAACCAAAATGTAGATCGTTTGTATGGAAGAATGTGACTGATAGGGACATACCTTGTTCGTCTCCGTAGGCGGAAATTTCTTGGTTTCCTGAAAGCGGGCTCTGGAAATGATGCGAGTGCAGATTTTTGTTCGTTGCCAAATGGTGCAGACGTATAGTGTCGCCACACTTTACCGGTTCTCTGTAAATCACAACAATAGTTCAACatcaatatcatttaaattAGAATTACGGTCTTGGTGGTCaaatggctaccgcttctgctttATAGGGTAAGGCAGTGTAAcatgcccccctaaggcaataatacctatgataactttttacttttcaacgcaatgtaTGCAAAACGCACCACCATAGTAACCAAAGACGTTTttatagcccttcattagtattttatctatcacataataaaaacccagattaatccacctagcgttggtggtgcctttctcgcatttagttaagacaccaaccttatatggggtttatatgatccgatgtataattttcttcataacttttaaacgcaatgaccgatcgttataaaattcaatagtgatcaacaaggctttgtcccctgtcgaatgaaacttgttgcgagaaaatcggttgaggattactatacgaaaagttgtctaatgttttttatagcttttgtgcacacacatacacacacacatacacacatacatacacacggacagacagacatgtgctcagctcgtcgagctgagtcgattggtatataatactatgggtctcagaggcttctataaaaagttcgtttgcggagtgaaatgatagcctttcggtacaacttagttgtacgagaaaggcaaaaaggttacaaacccttgacattaaaaaaaccaacataagtccatttaaacaggtttgaattacatttcgatagcttccatataatttggaagcaactgctgctgaGCTCGCCCCGGTTGTTGTGTCCAGtaggtaagggcatatcgtcctgcctacactggggcgtcttgatcagtgaaacatatttttg
The nucleotide sequence above comes from Armigeres subalbatus isolate Guangzhou_Male chromosome 3, GZ_Asu_2, whole genome shotgun sequence. Encoded proteins:
- the LOC134226720 gene encoding stromal cell-derived factor 2 codes for the protein MTHFHEIVSLVLAVSLVYYVDSVNAARNNKFVTCGSVLKLYNTDYRVRLHSHDVKYGTGSGQQSVTATEVQEDVNSHWAIKAGTGKHCERGEPVKCGDTIRLHHLATNKNLHSHHFQSPLSGNQEISAYGDEQGLGDSGDHWMVVCTGEFWQRNSPVKLRHLDTDMYLSVSGRTFGRPINGQMEVVGVSSPYSGTDWSAAEGLFIHQTESDNAPRHTEL